A single Anatilimnocola floriformis DNA region contains:
- a CDS encoding alpha/beta hydrolase, with product MFRSLFILGLALLVAAGRIAAAVEPLDVWPDLAPGETTRLTGETLPARPGENPPITRVSNVTRPTMTVHKAAKPNGTGVVILPGGGFSRVVPDLEGTEAADWLNQHGVTAFVLSYRTTADPKTPGWPKPLQDAERALSLIRAQAEQYGLQPNRIGLVGFSAGGQVAARLLTNDGKKRSYERIDIVDDTSCRPDFSILIYPWNMYDAKTDALVEGIEPPKSCPPTYIVHTDDDRSSSLGAVLFYAGLKKHGIPAELHVYGNGGHGYGLRPQKDSQISSWPDHAAHWLGTRGFLK from the coding sequence ATGTTTCGCAGCCTTTTTATCCTTGGTTTGGCGTTATTGGTTGCCGCGGGCCGAATCGCCGCAGCAGTTGAGCCGCTCGACGTCTGGCCCGATCTTGCGCCCGGAGAGACAACGCGATTGACCGGCGAAACTCTGCCAGCTCGGCCTGGCGAAAACCCGCCGATCACGCGCGTGAGCAATGTGACTCGACCCACGATGACGGTTCACAAAGCGGCAAAGCCGAATGGCACGGGCGTGGTCATTCTTCCCGGCGGCGGTTTCAGCCGCGTCGTTCCCGATCTCGAAGGAACCGAAGCAGCCGATTGGCTCAACCAGCACGGCGTCACCGCGTTTGTGCTGAGCTATCGCACAACGGCTGATCCGAAAACGCCGGGCTGGCCCAAGCCGCTCCAAGATGCCGAGCGAGCGCTATCGCTGATTCGAGCGCAGGCCGAGCAATATGGTCTGCAGCCGAACCGCATCGGCCTGGTTGGCTTTTCTGCCGGCGGCCAGGTGGCTGCGCGATTACTGACGAACGACGGCAAAAAGCGATCGTACGAACGGATCGATATCGTCGATGATACGTCGTGCCGTCCCGACTTCAGCATTCTCATTTATCCCTGGAATATGTACGACGCCAAGACCGATGCGCTGGTCGAAGGCATCGAACCGCCGAAGAGTTGCCCGCCGACCTACATCGTGCATACGGACGACGACCGCTCGTCGTCGCTCGGTGCCGTGCTGTTTTACGCGGGCTTGAAGAAGCACGGCATTCCCGCCGAACTGCATGTCTACGGCAACGGTGGCCATGGTTATGGTCTGCGGCCGCAAAAGGATTCGCAGATTTCCAGCTGGCCCGATCACGCGGCGCATTGGTTGGGGACGCGGGGATTCTTGAAATAA